CGGCGGTGCGACGTGCTGACCTTTTTATCCGGAGACGGAACCAGACGCGCCGTGATCTGACATCGACCGCGGCGCGAGAAGCGGGTGTGCGACACACCGCGTCGCGAGGATCCGTGTCGCCTGTTCGCCCCCACACGTCGATAGCCCGCGCTACAGTTCGTACACGCGCGCTTCCCACGGCCGAAGTCGAAACGTTCCCTCCCCCGGCGCGAGAGCCGTCTCTCTCCGGTCGCAATCGTAGTTCGAGATCACAACCGAGGGGTCCGCGTCGACGACGGCGTCGGCGGAAAGCTCGAATTCGGTCGGCTCTCCGGAGACGTTGAGCACGACGAGCCACCGCTCCTCGCCGAGGGTCCGCGTGTACGCCCAGAGCCGCTCGTGATCCGGTACGAGCGGGTCGTAGTCGCCGTAGATCATCACGTCGTGTTCCTCTCGTAGTTCCATCAGCCGTCGGTAGTAGTGCCACACCGACTCGGGGTCGTCGCGCTCGTCGGCGACGTTGATCTCCTCGTGGTTCGGATTGATCCCGATCCACGGTTCGACGTCGGGATCGGTGAACCCCGCGTTCGACCCGTCGGTCCACTGCATCGGCGTTCGGGCGTTGTCTCGGCTGTTCGCGCGGACGCCGTCCGCGACCGCCTCGAAAGAGTCGATCTCGCCGCGGTCGATCGCCCGCCGGACGGGGTGTATCGTCTCGACGTCCCGGTACTCCGCGAGCGACGCGAACGGCGCGTTCGTCATCCCGAGTTCCTGCCCTTGGTAGACGTAGGGCGTGCCGCGGAGCGTGTGAAGCAGCGTCGCGAAAAGCGTCGCTGACTCGCGGCGGTACGCCCCGTCGTCGCCGAAACGCGAGACCGTCCGCGGCTGGTCGTGGTTGGAGAGATACAGGGCGTTCCAGCCTTCGCCTTCGAGTCCGGCCTGCCACCGGTCGAAGACGGCTTTCAGTTCGGGGAGTTGCCACGCTTCCGTCTCCCACGGTTTCGCCCCCCGATCGAGGTGCATATGCTCGAAGTGAAAGAGCATCGAGAGGCCGTCGCCGTCCGGACCCTGTCCGACGTACCGGCGCGCCTGCTCCATCGAGAGGCTTCTGCCGGCCATCTCCCCGACCGTGAGCAGGTCGGGCGAGAGAACCGCATCGCGCATCTCTCGTATGAACTCGTGGACTCGCGGCCCCTCGCTGACTCGATCGAACGTGTCGCTCTCGGGATCGTCCCCGATCGGCGGCAATCCCGGCGGTTTCGAGATGAGGTTGATGACGTCCATCCGGAACCCGTCGATCCCCTTTTCGAGCCACCACGCCATCGTGTCGAATATCTCTCGACGGACCCGCTCGTTCGTCCAGTCGAGGTCCGGTTGCTTCTCGTCGAACAGGTGGAGGTACCACTCCCCAGTCGTCTCGTCGTAGGTCCACGCGGGGCCACCGAAGAACGACTGCCAGTCGTTCGGGGGTGCCTCGCCGTCTGGGCCGCTCTCTGCCGCCCACGGCACGTCCGCCGCGGCGCGGCCCTCGCGCCAGAAATACCACTCTCGGTATTCGTCGTCCCGCGACCGCCGTGAGCGCCGGAACCACTCGTGCTCGTCGGAGGTGTGGTTCGCGACGAGGTCCATCACGAGCCTGATGTCTCGATCGTGCAGTTCCGCGAGGAGTTCCTCCCAGTCGGTCATCGTCCCGAACTCGTCCATAATCGCGCGGTAGTCCGCGACGTCGTACCCGTTGTCGGCGTTCGGCGATTCGTACACCGGGTTGAGCCAGACGACGTCGACGCCGAGATCGTCGAGATAATCCACCTTTTCGACGATACCGGGGAGATCGCCGACGCCGTCGCCGTTCGAGTCGTTGAACGACCGCGGGTAGATCTGATAGACGACGGCTTCCTTCCACCA
This DNA window, taken from Halobellus sp. LT62, encodes the following:
- a CDS encoding glycoside hydrolase family 13 protein, yielding MTEHRNDDGADRDGTETLPNGETRRWWKEAVVYQIYPRSFNDSNGDGVGDLPGIVEKVDYLDDLGVDVVWLNPVYESPNADNGYDVADYRAIMDEFGTMTDWEELLAELHDRDIRLVMDLVANHTSDEHEWFRRSRRSRDDEYREWYFWREGRAAADVPWAAESGPDGEAPPNDWQSFFGGPAWTYDETTGEWYLHLFDEKQPDLDWTNERVRREIFDTMAWWLEKGIDGFRMDVINLISKPPGLPPIGDDPESDTFDRVSEGPRVHEFIREMRDAVLSPDLLTVGEMAGRSLSMEQARRYVGQGPDGDGLSMLFHFEHMHLDRGAKPWETEAWQLPELKAVFDRWQAGLEGEGWNALYLSNHDQPRTVSRFGDDGAYRRESATLFATLLHTLRGTPYVYQGQELGMTNAPFASLAEYRDVETIHPVRRAIDRGEIDSFEAVADGVRANSRDNARTPMQWTDGSNAGFTDPDVEPWIGINPNHEEINVADERDDPESVWHYYRRLMELREEHDVMIYGDYDPLVPDHERLWAYTRTLGEERWLVVLNVSGEPTEFELSADAVVDADPSVVISNYDCDRRETALAPGEGTFRLRPWEARVYEL